GCAATTTTAGCATGCGCTTTCAGCATACGGTATTCCCCATGAACTGGAATGAAGAATTTCGGACTCATCAGATTAATCATAAATTTAAGTTCTTCCTGGCTGCCATGGCTGGAGGTATTAAAAGTTCCCTTTCCAGGGATGACTTCAGCACCAGCTCTAAACAGCATATCAATCGTTTTAAAAATTAATACCTCTGTTCCCCTTAATGGAGATGCGGCCAGTAAAACGGTATCATCCTTTTTGATATTCACCTGTCTATGAGACTGCTTCGCCATTTTTTGAAGGGCTTCAATCGGCTCCCCCTGATTACCTGTGGTAAGAACAACGATCTGGTCATCACTGTATTTGCTGATTTCAGCGACAGGTATTATCACATCTTCTCCGACCTGCAAATATCCAAGCTGCATGGCAATATCAAAGATCTTTTGCAGACTTCTCCCGACCACTGCCACTTTTCTGCCCGTTTCCATGGCCGCATCAAAAATATGCTGTATGCGGATTAAGTCAGAAGCAAAGGAAGCTGCAATGACTCTCCCCTTAGCAGCATAGAATGCAGCTGTCATCTCTCTGGCCACTTTCGATTCTGAGTTGGTGTACCCCGGCTTTTCTGCTTCTGTACTGTCAGATAGCAGGCAAAGAACCCCCTCTTCCCCTAAGCGCGCCATTTTGCCGATTTCAGGTTTGTATAAGGCAGTCGCTGCCTGATCAAATTTGAAGTCTCCTGTATATACAATCGCACCTTCGGAAGTATGGATAGCCACTCCGACACTATCCGGTATGCTATGGCCAGTCCTGAAAAAAGTTACATCTGCCGAATCAAATTCAACCTTGGTATCTGAATTTATTTCAATAAACTTTGCTTTGCCTCTGTATTCCTGTTCCTTCATTTTGGCTTTGGCCAGCGCCAGAGTCAGCTTTGTCCCATAAACAGGAACATTGACCTTTGTCAGCACATAAGACAGGCCGCCAATATGATCCTCATGCCCATGTGTCAGAAAAATTCCTTTCACTCTTTCCTTGTTTTGAACTAAATATGTAATATCCGGTATCACGATGTCAATTCCGAGCATTTCATTTTCAGGGAACATTAATCCGGCATCGATTACATATATGTCCTCGTCCACCTCTGCCAAATACATATTCTTCCCAAGTTCTCCGACTCCTCCGAGTGCTGCTAGCTTGATGCTTTCATTCTGTCTCTTTTTCAATGTACGTATCCTCCCATGCATGTTCAGCCGATCAAGATCAGTTATCCATATTATACTTGAAGTCATAAAACCATGACAACCAAATTTATACATAGGGCTTAATAGGGCGGGCAAGATACTTTTGCCTTCTCATAAACTTACAGAGTTTCATTGTAGAAAAATGTTGGCTCTGGTTTAGGGTACTTGGAAGACCCATGACGACCATTTCCACTTTCAGCTTTTGATTTTGGGCTTCATGCGGGCTCCATGGCCATTCATCTCAAGACATTATATTTCTGGTTTCATGGAAGCTCGAAAGACGGCTTATTAACAAAAATAAAAACCAACCAGCAAAACACTGGTTGGCAAGCACGGAATTATTTAAATAGGGCAGCAACTGCGCTGCGTTCCTGTTCTGTTAACGGAACCATAGGAAGACGGACGGATCCGACATCCAGCCCTCTAAGCTGCAGCGCTGTTTTTACAGGCACTGGGCTTGGGGCAGCAAAAAGGCCTTCCATGATCGGAAGAATTTTCTGATGGATTTTTGCAGCCTTTTCATTTT
This window of the Cytobacillus pseudoceanisediminis genome carries:
- a CDS encoding ribonuclease J produces the protein MKKRQNESIKLAALGGVGELGKNMYLAEVDEDIYVIDAGLMFPENEMLGIDIVIPDITYLVQNKERVKGIFLTHGHEDHIGGLSYVLTKVNVPVYGTKLTLALAKAKMKEQEYRGKAKFIEINSDTKVEFDSADVTFFRTGHSIPDSVGVAIHTSEGAIVYTGDFKFDQAATALYKPEIGKMARLGEEGVLCLLSDSTEAEKPGYTNSESKVAREMTAAFYAAKGRVIAASFASDLIRIQHIFDAAMETGRKVAVVGRSLQKIFDIAMQLGYLQVGEDVIIPVAEISKYSDDQIVVLTTGNQGEPIEALQKMAKQSHRQVNIKKDDTVLLAASPLRGTEVLIFKTIDMLFRAGAEVIPGKGTFNTSSHGSQEELKFMINLMSPKFFIPVHGEYRMLKAHAKIARDCGISSGQIFIPDKGDVAEIKDGVIVPGGKIPSGNVLIDGIGVGDVGNIVLRDRKLLSQDGILLVVVTLNKKEKKISAGPEIITRGFVYVRESEKLLEEAVKIVKEAVEQNLARESFDWSGIKQDMRDSLNQYLYEKTKRRPMILPILMEG